One Paroedura picta isolate Pp20150507F chromosome 16, Ppicta_v3.0, whole genome shotgun sequence genomic region harbors:
- the SEPTIN1 gene encoding septin-1 isoform X1 — protein sequence MDKDYVGFATLPSQVHRKSVKKGFDFTLMVAGESGLGKSTLIDSLFLTDLYKDRTLPDAQARISQTLEIVKHAVDIEEKGVKMKLTVIDTPGLGDAVNNAECWKPIAHYIDCQFEQYFRDESGLDRKNIQDSRVHCCLYVLSPFGHGLRPLDIAFLHAVHDKVNIVPVIGKADCLTVPEVQQKKEKIRQELRENGINIYEFPECDSDEDEEFKAQDAEMKHSIPFAVIGSSQVVRELKDKVFRGRKYPWGTVEVENSAHCDFLKLRNMLIQTHMQDLKDVTHEVHYENYRAQCIQSLTRTGARDRSSRAKLSRQSATELPLLPLTAETEKLIREKDEELRRMQEMLQRMKEQMLQGQVEQSDSL from the exons ATG GACAAAGATTACGTCGGCTTTGCGACCCTGCCCAGCCAAGTCCACAGGAAATCCGTGAAGAAGGGCTTTGACTTCACCCTGATGGTTGCAG GAGAGTCCGGCCTGGGAAAATCTACCCTCATCGACAGCCTCTTCTTGACGGATCTGTATAAAGATCGGACCCTTCCGGATGCCCAAG ccCGGATCTCTCAGACGCTGGAGATCGTCAAGCATGCCGTTGATATTGAAGAAAAGGGGGTGAAAATGAAGTTGACTGTAATCGACACACCAGGACTTGGAGACGCAGTGAACAATGCGGAGTG CTGGAAGCCAATTGCCCATTACATCGATTGCCAGTTTGAACAGTACTTTCGGGACGAGAGCGGCCTTGACCGCAAGAATATTCAGGACAGCCGAGTTCACTGCTGCCTCTACGTCCTCTCACCGTTTGGACATGG GCTCCGCCCCCTGGATATAGCATTCCTGCATGCCGTCCATGACAAAGTCAACATCGTGCCTGTAATTGGAAAAGCGGATTGCTTGACTGTCCCCGAGGTGcaacagaagaaagagaag ATCCGCCAAGAGTTAAGAGAAAATGGGATCAACATTTATGAGTTTCCCGAGTGTGACTCAGACGAAGATGAAGAATTCAAAGCTCAGGATGCCGAGATGAAG CATAGCATCCCCTTTGCGGTCATTGGGTCTAGCCAGGTGGTTAGAGAGCTGAAGGATAAAGTGTTCCGAGGAAGGAAATATCCCTGGGGAACAGTGGAAG TGGAGAATTCTGCTCACTGCGACTTTCTCAAACTTCGGAACATGCTGATTCAAACCCACATGCAGGACTTAAAGGACGTCACCCACGAAGTCCATTACGAAAACTATCGTGCGCAGTGCATACAGAGCCTGACCAGAACGGGGGCTCGGGATCGGAGCAGCCGCGC GAAGCTGTCTCGCCAAAGTGCTACTGAACTGCCCCTTCTGCCACTGACCGCCGAGACAGAGAAATTAATCCGCGAGAAAGATGAAGAG CTCCGCCGAATGCAGGAAATGTTACAGAGGATGAAGGAACAGATGCTGCAGGGTCAAGTGGAGCAATCAGACAGTCTCTGA
- the SEPTIN1 gene encoding septin-1 isoform X2: MVAGESGLGKSTLIDSLFLTDLYKDRTLPDAQARISQTLEIVKHAVDIEEKGVKMKLTVIDTPGLGDAVNNAECWKPIAHYIDCQFEQYFRDESGLDRKNIQDSRVHCCLYVLSPFGHGLRPLDIAFLHAVHDKVNIVPVIGKADCLTVPEVQQKKEKIRQELRENGINIYEFPECDSDEDEEFKAQDAEMKHSIPFAVIGSSQVVRELKDKVFRGRKYPWGTVEVENSAHCDFLKLRNMLIQTHMQDLKDVTHEVHYENYRAQCIQSLTRTGARDRSSRAKLSRQSATELPLLPLTAETEKLIREKDEELRRMQEMLQRMKEQMLQGQVEQSDSL; this comes from the exons ATGGTTGCAG GAGAGTCCGGCCTGGGAAAATCTACCCTCATCGACAGCCTCTTCTTGACGGATCTGTATAAAGATCGGACCCTTCCGGATGCCCAAG ccCGGATCTCTCAGACGCTGGAGATCGTCAAGCATGCCGTTGATATTGAAGAAAAGGGGGTGAAAATGAAGTTGACTGTAATCGACACACCAGGACTTGGAGACGCAGTGAACAATGCGGAGTG CTGGAAGCCAATTGCCCATTACATCGATTGCCAGTTTGAACAGTACTTTCGGGACGAGAGCGGCCTTGACCGCAAGAATATTCAGGACAGCCGAGTTCACTGCTGCCTCTACGTCCTCTCACCGTTTGGACATGG GCTCCGCCCCCTGGATATAGCATTCCTGCATGCCGTCCATGACAAAGTCAACATCGTGCCTGTAATTGGAAAAGCGGATTGCTTGACTGTCCCCGAGGTGcaacagaagaaagagaag ATCCGCCAAGAGTTAAGAGAAAATGGGATCAACATTTATGAGTTTCCCGAGTGTGACTCAGACGAAGATGAAGAATTCAAAGCTCAGGATGCCGAGATGAAG CATAGCATCCCCTTTGCGGTCATTGGGTCTAGCCAGGTGGTTAGAGAGCTGAAGGATAAAGTGTTCCGAGGAAGGAAATATCCCTGGGGAACAGTGGAAG TGGAGAATTCTGCTCACTGCGACTTTCTCAAACTTCGGAACATGCTGATTCAAACCCACATGCAGGACTTAAAGGACGTCACCCACGAAGTCCATTACGAAAACTATCGTGCGCAGTGCATACAGAGCCTGACCAGAACGGGGGCTCGGGATCGGAGCAGCCGCGC GAAGCTGTCTCGCCAAAGTGCTACTGAACTGCCCCTTCTGCCACTGACCGCCGAGACAGAGAAATTAATCCGCGAGAAAGATGAAGAG CTCCGCCGAATGCAGGAAATGTTACAGAGGATGAAGGAACAGATGCTGCAGGGTCAAGTGGAGCAATCAGACAGTCTCTGA
- the DCTPP1 gene encoding dCTP pyrophosphatase 1, with amino-acid sequence MACPPAPPPAKKGRRMQKYREEWEKDFAWLHRVQDNALKARCSACNRDFSISHGGVCDVKQHAAGGGHMRSIRMQDQKREEFLHRDGSPAAEKALCSPAGSLEIKVEQADEAALEDGPGNSARIFRFSSEPTLEDIRSRQSAFAAERGWGKYHQPRNLLLALVGEVGEVAELFQWRAEASVGLPGWTESEREALSDELSDVLIYLVALADKCRVDLPSAALRKIEKNHLKYPAEKVYGSAKKYTEYQE; translated from the exons ATGGCATGTCCTCCCGCGCCGCCCCCGGCCAAGAAGGGCCGCCGCATGCAGAAGTACCGCGAGGAGTGGGAGAAGGACTTCGCGTGGCTGCACCGCGTGCAGGATAACGCCCTGAAGGCGCGCTGCAGCGCCTGCAACCGGGACTTCTCCATCTCGCACGGAGGGGTGTGCGACGTGAAGCAGCACGCGGCCGGGGGAGGGCACATGCGCAGCATTCGCATGCAGGACCAGAAGCGGGAGGAGTTTCTGCACAGGGATGGCTCGCCGGCAGCCGAGAAG GCTCTGTGCTCTCCTGCCGGTTCCTTGGAGATAAAAGTAGAACAAGCAGATGAAGCGGCGTTGGAAGATGGGCCTGGAAACTCAGCAAGGATCTTTCGGTTCAGCAGTGAGCCCACCTTGGAAGACAT CCGAAGCCGCCAGTCTGCCTTTGCCGCTGAAAGGGGCTGGGGAAAATACCACCAGCCTCGGAATCTACTTCTGGCCCTCGTCGGGGAGGTGGGGGAAGTGGCCGAGCTCTT CCAGTGGCGGGCCGAAGCCTCTGTAGGCCTCCCGGGATGGACCGAATCAGAGCGCGAGGCCCTCTCCGATGAACTCAGCGATGTCCTTATCTACCTGGTGGCCCTGGCAGACAAGTGCCGGGTGGACCTGCCTTCTGCCGCTCTCCGCAAAATAGAGAAGAACCACCTCAAATACCCAGCTGAGAAAGTTTACGGCTCGGCCAAGAAGTACACAGAATACCAGGAGTAG
- the QPRT gene encoding nicotinate-nucleotide pyrophosphorylase [carboxylating] produces the protein MASRPDLSHLLPAAQLHQLARDWLQEDAPSFDYGGYAVGDRQERAVLLCKSPGTLAGFPFFKAVFAEVGCSVEWLQAEGAWVEPITRVAEVRGLAKDILLGERVALNCVGRCSGIATLAAKACRVAQETGWHGEVAGTRKTTPGFRLPEKYALLVGGASCHRFDLGSLIMLKDNHVWVSGSITQAVQNARRVGGFALKIEVECRSLEEALEAAECGANIVMLDNFPPEDLHPTAGTLKASFPHVTVEASGGINVENLAKFVGPNIDVVSLGCLTQSATVVDFSLKVCRDPASRLPVRNFIF, from the exons atggCCTCACGTCCAGACCTTTCCCACCTTCTCCCCGCTGCCCAATTGCATCAGCTGGCCCGTGACTGGCTGCAAGAAGATGCTCCCAGCTTTGACTATGGAGGCTATGCTGTGGGTGATCGACAGGAGCGGGCCGTGCTCCTCTGCAAGTCCCCGGGAACCTTGGCCGGCTTTCCTTTCTTCAAAGCCGTCTTTGCTGAGGTGGGCTGCTCAGTGGAGTGGCTCCAGGCAGAGGGAGCATGGGTGGAACCGATTACCCGGGTGGCTGAAGTCCGTGGGCTGGCCAAAGACATCTTGCTTGGCGAGCGGGTGGCTCTGAACTGTGTGGGACGATGCAGCGGTATTGCCACGCTGGCAGCAAAGGCATGTCGGGTGGCGCAAGAAACCGGCTGGCATGGCGAAGTGGCCGGGACACGCAAGACCACCCCTGGATTCCGTCTCCCTGAAAAATATGCCCTTCTCGTGGGAGGAGCTTCCTGCCACCGTTTTGATCTGGGGAGTCTCATCATGTTGAAGGACAACCACGTGTGGGTGTCCGGTAGCATCACACAG GCGGTCCAGAATGCCCGGCGTGTTGGAGGCTTTGCCCTGAAGATAGAAGTTGAGTGCCGCTCACTGGAAGAGGCTCTTGAAGCAGCAGAATGTGGAGCCAACATTGTCATGTTGGACAATTTTCCTCCTGAG GATCTGCATCCGACCGCCGGTACCTTGAAGGCCTCCTTTCCTCACGTGACGGTAGAAGCCAGTGGAGGAATTAACGTGGAGAACCTGGCTAAGTTTGTGGGGCCCAATATCGACGTGGTCTCCCTCGGTTGCCTCACCCAGTCGGCCACGGTCGTCGATTTCTCCCTCAAGGTCTGCCGGGACCCAGCCTCCAGACTGCCTGTGAGGAATTTCATCTTCTGA